One Papaver somniferum cultivar HN1 chromosome 10, ASM357369v1, whole genome shotgun sequence genomic window carries:
- the LOC113319700 gene encoding probable protein phosphatase 2C 34, whose product MERWFQFNLQWTSSQTYHEAERIMHCNGRVFCLDDEPGVHRVWLPAEEKPGLAMSRALRDFCVKDFGVISVPEVTQRSITSKDQFIILATDGVWDVISNQEAVQIVSSTPDKRKAAKRIVECAARAWKRKIRGSFRLGNCLG is encoded by the exons ATGGAACGTTGGTTCCAGTTCAACTTACAATGGACTTCAAGCCAAACTTACCAC GAGGCAGAACGGATAATGCATTGCAACGGAAGGGTGTTTTGCTTAGACGATGAACCAGGTGTGCATAGAGTATGGTTACCAGCTGAGGAAAAACCTGGATTAGCAATGTCAAGAGCCTTGAGAGATTTCTGCGTCAAAGACTTTGGTGTTATTTCAGTTCCTGAAGTCACACAAAGGAGTATAACCAGTAAAGACCAGTTCATTATCCTTGCCACCGATGGG GTATGGGATGTTATCTCAAATCAAGAAGCAGTTCAAATTGTATCTTCAACACCGGATAAACGTAAAGCAGCTAAAAGAATAGTCGAATGTGCCGCACGCGCATGGAAACGTAAAATACGAGGAAGCTTTAGGTTAGGAAATTGTCTGGGTTAG